One Mauremys reevesii isolate NIE-2019 linkage group 5, ASM1616193v1, whole genome shotgun sequence genomic window carries:
- the LOC120405754 gene encoding multifunctional protein ADE2 isoform X3, whose protein sequence is MPPAPTSPLPGSTQSVPAALAAAMAPVATELKLGKKINEGKTKEVYELPDLAGCVLMQSKDQITAGNAARKDHMEGKAAISNTTTSCVFQLLHESGIKTAFVRKHGNTAFIAAQCEMIPIEWVCRRIATGSFLKRNPGVKEGYKFYPPKIEMFYKDDAANDPQWSEEQLIEAKFCFAGLTIGQTEVDIMAHSTQAIFEILEKSWLPQNCTLVDMKIEFGVNITTKEIVLADVIDNDSWRLWPSGDRSQQKDKQSYRDLKEVTPEALQMVKRNFEWVAERVELLLKTKSHGRVVVLMGSSSDLSHCEKIKKACANFGIPCELRVTSAHKGPDETLRIKAEYEGDGIPTVFVAVAGRSNGLGPVLSGNTSYPVVNCPPLSADWGSQDVWSSLRLPSGLGCPTILSPEGAAQFAAQIFGLSNHLVWAKLRSSMLNTWISLKQADKKLRECTL, encoded by the exons ATGCCCCCTGCACCTACCTCTCCTCTACCAGGGAGCACGCAGTCA GTGCCCGCTGCCCTGGCCGCCGCGATGGCTCCCGTAGCGACAG AACTGAAACTTGGTAAAAAAATTAATGAAGGTAAAACAAAAGAAGTCTATGAGTTGCCAGATCTCGCAGGATGTGTGCTGATGCAATCAAAAGACCAAATAACAGCAGGAAATGCAGCTAGAAAGGATCACATGGAAGGAAAGGCAGCAATTTCCAATACAACAACTAGCTGTGTGTTTCAGCTGCTACATGAATCTG GAATCAAAACTGCTTTTGTCAGAAAACATGGCAACACAGCGTTCATAGCAGCTCAATGTGAAATGATTCCAATTGAATGGGTGTGCAGAAGAATTGCTACTGGTTCTTTCCTGAAAAGAAACCCTGGTGTCAAGGAAGGATACAAGTTTTACCCAcccaaaattgaaatgttttacaAG GATGATGCTGCTAATGATCCACAATGGTCTGAGGAGCAACTAATTGAAGCCAAGTTCTGCTTTGCTGGACTTACTATTGGACAAACCGAGGTGGATATTATGGCCCACTCTACACAGGCTATTTTTGAGATACTGGAAAAATCTTGGTTACCCCAGAACTGCACTCTTGTAGACATGAAG ATTGAGTTTGGTGTTAATATAACTACAAAAGAGATTGTCCTTGCTGATGTTATTGATAATGATTCTTGGAGGCTGTGGCCATCAGGAGACCGAAGCCAACAGAAGGACAAACAG TCTTACCGTGATCTAAAAGAAGTGACTCCTGAAGCGCTGCAGATGGTTAAAAGAAACTTTGAATGGGTTGCAGAAAGAGTGGAG TTGCTGCTGAAAACAAAGAGCCATGGTAGAGTTGTGGTATTGATGGGATCATCTTCTGATCTTAGTCACtgtgaaaaaattaaaaaagcatGTGCAAACTTTGGAATTCCTTGTGAGCTACGAGTGACATCTGCTCACAAAGGACCAGATGAAACTCTGAGGATCAAGGCAGAGTATGAAG gtGATGGAATCCCTACTGTGTTTGTGGCGGTAGCTGGCAGAAGCAATGGCTTGGGACCAGTGCTGTCTGGTAACACGTCATATCCAGTTGTCAACTGTCCTCCTCTCTCAGCCGATTGGGGTTCTCAGGATGTCTGGTCTTCTCTTAGACTGCCCAGTG GTCTTGGCTGTCCTACTATACTCTCACCCGAAGGAGCTGCCCAGTTTGCTGCTCAGATTTTTGGATTAAGTAACCACTTGGTGTGGGCCAAGCTGCGCTCAAGCATGTTGAATACGTGGATCTCCTTGAAGCAAGCTGACAAAAAACTTAGAGAATGCACCTTATAA
- the LOC120405754 gene encoding multifunctional protein ADE2 isoform X4: MQSKDQITAGNAARKDHMEGKAAISNTTTSCVFQLLHESGIKTAFVRKHGNTAFIAAQCEMIPIEWVCRRIATGSFLKRNPGVKEGYKFYPPKIEMFYKDDAANDPQWSEEQLIEAKFCFAGLTIGQTEVDIMAHSTQAIFEILEKSWLPQNCTLVDMKIEFGVNITTKEIVLADVIDNDSWRLWPSGDRSQQKDKQSYRDLKEVTPEALQMVKRNFEWVAERVELLLKTKSHGRVVVLMGSSSDLSHCEKIKKACANFGIPCELRVTSAHKGPDETLRIKAEYEGDGIPTVFVAVAGRSNGLGPVLSGNTSYPVVNCPPLSADWGSQDVWSSLRLPSGLGCPTILSPEGAAQFAAQIFGLSNHLVWAKLRSSMLNTWISLKQADKKLRECTL; encoded by the exons ATGCAATCAAAAGACCAAATAACAGCAGGAAATGCAGCTAGAAAGGATCACATGGAAGGAAAGGCAGCAATTTCCAATACAACAACTAGCTGTGTGTTTCAGCTGCTACATGAATCTG GAATCAAAACTGCTTTTGTCAGAAAACATGGCAACACAGCGTTCATAGCAGCTCAATGTGAAATGATTCCAATTGAATGGGTGTGCAGAAGAATTGCTACTGGTTCTTTCCTGAAAAGAAACCCTGGTGTCAAGGAAGGATACAAGTTTTACCCAcccaaaattgaaatgttttacaAG GATGATGCTGCTAATGATCCACAATGGTCTGAGGAGCAACTAATTGAAGCCAAGTTCTGCTTTGCTGGACTTACTATTGGACAAACCGAGGTGGATATTATGGCCCACTCTACACAGGCTATTTTTGAGATACTGGAAAAATCTTGGTTACCCCAGAACTGCACTCTTGTAGACATGAAG ATTGAGTTTGGTGTTAATATAACTACAAAAGAGATTGTCCTTGCTGATGTTATTGATAATGATTCTTGGAGGCTGTGGCCATCAGGAGACCGAAGCCAACAGAAGGACAAACAG TCTTACCGTGATCTAAAAGAAGTGACTCCTGAAGCGCTGCAGATGGTTAAAAGAAACTTTGAATGGGTTGCAGAAAGAGTGGAG TTGCTGCTGAAAACAAAGAGCCATGGTAGAGTTGTGGTATTGATGGGATCATCTTCTGATCTTAGTCACtgtgaaaaaattaaaaaagcatGTGCAAACTTTGGAATTCCTTGTGAGCTACGAGTGACATCTGCTCACAAAGGACCAGATGAAACTCTGAGGATCAAGGCAGAGTATGAAG gtGATGGAATCCCTACTGTGTTTGTGGCGGTAGCTGGCAGAAGCAATGGCTTGGGACCAGTGCTGTCTGGTAACACGTCATATCCAGTTGTCAACTGTCCTCCTCTCTCAGCCGATTGGGGTTCTCAGGATGTCTGGTCTTCTCTTAGACTGCCCAGTG GTCTTGGCTGTCCTACTATACTCTCACCCGAAGGAGCTGCCCAGTTTGCTGCTCAGATTTTTGGATTAAGTAACCACTTGGTGTGGGCCAAGCTGCGCTCAAGCATGTTGAATACGTGGATCTCCTTGAAGCAAGCTGACAAAAAACTTAGAGAATGCACCTTATAA